The following are encoded in a window of Thiohalobacter sp. IOR34 genomic DNA:
- a CDS encoding RNA polymerase sigma factor yields the protein MKLTNLLCRNQDFRSRLEQNRDRLYRIAYSWCHEAALADDLVQETLEKALKKSGQLRDPAAMDTWLFTILNNCWRDHFRRSKETVDIDELPFVSDSSPEDEGHAHQVVHQVRGAIDTLPIGQRQVLTLVDLEGCSYIEVANILGVPVGTVMSRLCRARRALKARLLDSELLVQDNDEFQTSRIRRVK from the coding sequence ATGAAACTGACCAACCTCTTGTGCCGCAACCAGGACTTCCGCAGCCGACTGGAGCAGAACCGCGACCGGCTGTACCGCATCGCCTATTCGTGGTGTCACGAGGCCGCCCTCGCCGACGACCTGGTACAGGAGACCCTGGAAAAGGCGCTGAAGAAAAGTGGCCAGCTGCGCGACCCGGCAGCCATGGACACCTGGCTGTTCACCATCCTCAACAACTGCTGGCGCGACCATTTCCGCCGCAGCAAGGAGACGGTGGACATCGACGAGCTGCCCTTCGTCAGCGACTCCAGCCCGGAGGACGAGGGCCATGCCCACCAGGTGGTCCACCAGGTGCGCGGCGCCATCGACACCCTGCCCATCGGCCAGCGCCAGGTACTGACCCTGGTCGACCTCGAGGGCTGCTCCTATATCGAGGTCGCCAACATCCTCGGCGTGCCGGTCGGCACCGTGATGAGCCGCCTGTGCCGCGCCCGCCGCGCCCTGAAGGCGCGCCTGCTGGACAGCGAACTGCTGGTCCAGGACAACGACGAATTCCAGACATCCCGGATCAGGAGGGTGAAGTGA
- a CDS encoding PilT/PilU family type 4a pilus ATPase: protein MEFKDYLKIMVLKEASDLYLSSGAPPSVKIHGQMKLVEKATLTPQRIKEIAYSLMDEEQIRQFEKKPEMNLAISETSVGRFRVNIFRQRNSVGMVVRNIKTEIPHWEGLGLPPILTEIIMSKRGLVLFVGATGSGKSTSLASLIDYRNQHSAGHIITIEDPIEFVHQHKKSIVNQREVGLDTDSYEDALKNTLRQAPDVILIGEIRDRETMEHAITFAETGHLAISTLHANNANQALDRIINFFPEDRRDQLLLDLSLNLRAFVSQRLIPTTDGKRTAAVEVLLGTPLVQDLIHRGDIHEIKEVMEKSENLGMQTFDSALYKLYMAGTIGLEDALRNADSPNNLRLRINLTAEGGEVRLEEEASRLSIAEEAEPQLAAGAGLSLSPTD, encoded by the coding sequence ATGGAGTTCAAGGATTATCTGAAGATCATGGTCCTCAAGGAGGCCTCCGACCTCTACCTGAGCTCGGGCGCGCCGCCCAGCGTGAAGATCCATGGCCAGATGAAGCTCGTCGAGAAGGCGACCCTCACCCCGCAGCGCATCAAGGAAATCGCCTATTCGCTGATGGACGAGGAACAGATCCGCCAGTTCGAGAAGAAACCGGAGATGAACCTGGCGATCTCCGAGACCAGCGTCGGCCGCTTCCGCGTCAACATCTTCCGCCAGCGCAACAGTGTCGGCATGGTGGTGCGCAACATCAAGACCGAGATCCCGCACTGGGAAGGCCTCGGCCTGCCGCCGATCCTCACCGAGATCATCATGTCCAAGCGCGGCCTGGTGCTGTTCGTCGGCGCCACCGGCTCCGGCAAGTCGACCTCGCTGGCCTCGCTGATCGACTACCGCAACCAGCACTCGGCCGGTCATATCATCACCATCGAGGACCCGATCGAATTCGTCCACCAGCACAAGAAATCGATCGTCAATCAGCGCGAGGTCGGGCTCGATACCGATTCCTACGAGGACGCCCTGAAGAACACCCTGCGCCAGGCGCCGGACGTGATCCTGATCGGCGAGATCCGCGACCGCGAGACCATGGAGCACGCCATCACCTTTGCCGAGACCGGCCATCTGGCGATCTCCACCCTGCATGCCAACAACGCCAACCAGGCGCTGGACCGCATCATCAACTTCTTCCCCGAGGACCGCCGCGACCAGCTGCTGCTCGACCTGTCGCTGAACCTGCGCGCCTTCGTCTCCCAGCGGCTGATCCCCACCACCGATGGCAAGCGCACCGCGGCCGTCGAGGTGCTGCTCGGCACACCGCTGGTCCAGGATCTGATCCACCGCGGCGACATCCACGAGATCAAGGAAGTGATGGAGAAGTCGGAAAACCTCGGCATGCAGACCTTCGACAGTGCCCTGTACAAGCTGTACATGGCCGGCACCATCGGCCTGGAGGATGCGCTGCGCAATGCGGATTCGCCGAACAACCTGCGGCTGCGGATCAATCTCACCGCCGAGGGTGGCGAGGTGCGGCTGGAGGAAGAGGCCTCGCGGCTGAGCATTGCCGAGGAAGCGGAACCGCAGCTCGCGGCGGGCGCCGGCCTGTCGCTTTCTCCCACCGACTGA